In the genome of Paenibacillus sp. GP183, the window GGGCCAACCGCTGGAAAACGATAGCTTTTGCCGTTATTCCGCAGGTGATTCCCGAGTTCATCTCCTATGCCCTGTATCGATTCGAAATCAATGTTCGTTCCGCGACATTGCTCGGGATCATAGGAGCAGGCGGTATCGGTACGCCGTTGGTTTTCGCCATCAATGCCAGGGGCTGGCATCGCGTCGGAATCATTTTGATCGGAATTATTGTTACGGTTTCCGTGATCGATTATATCTCTGGCGCTCTGCGAAAGAGAATCGTGTGAAGAAAAAAAAGCCGAGTTCTCTACAATTGTAGAAAACCCGGCTTTCTTATGATTTTACCAAATACTATAACTTATGATTACTTCAAGCCCATTTCTTTATTAACACTGCGCACGATATCAAACTTGCTGTCTTCGGATGCCACATAACCTTTGTGGGAATATACATCAAAGATAACCTTTTGACCTTCTGGATCCTTGCCGATCGCGATGAAAGCATCCTGGATTTTCTTTCTCCAATCGCTGGACATATCGTTGCGAACTGCAATCGTGTCATTCGGGATTTTATCGGAAAAGCCCAGTACTCTGGTATCTTTGAAAATATTCGGATAATCCTTGGTCAGGGACACACGAATATCCTGGAATACACCAACAGCATCCACTTGGCCGTTTAAGAGGGCAATCATCGCTTTATCGTGGCCTTGGAATTGAACACCCGTTACATCCTTTTGCAGATCCAGACCCGCCTTTTTCAGCATATATCCTGGATACACATAACCAGCGGCGGAAGTTACACCCTGCCAACCGATTTTCTTTCCTTTCAGGTCTTTCACTTCTTTAATAGGAGAATCCGCTTTGACCACAATCATCGATTTATAAAAATCTACAAGATCCTTCGTTGCCTGTCCTGTCGCATCATCCACGCCCAAACGAGTTGCTTGCAGCAGCAGATCTGCCGCTTTACGCGTG includes:
- a CDS encoding phosphate/phosphite/phosphonate ABC transporter substrate-binding protein; amino-acid sequence: MFKKAAAIGLTVVLAAGLLAACAKATDSKTTSGSGSYVPKDLKVQFVPSQNAETLEAKAKPLEKLLGDKLGIPVKVSVSTDYNTVIEAMASKQVDVGFLPPSNYVVAHDTRKAADLLLQATRLGVDDATGQATKDLVDFYKSMIVVKADSPIKEVKDLKGKKIGWQGVTSAAGYVYPGYMLKKAGLDLQKDVTGVQFQGHDKAMIALLNGQVDAVGVFQDIRVSLTKDYPNIFKDTRVLGFSDKIPNDTIAVRNDMSSDWRKKIQDAFIAIGKDPEGQKVIFDVYSHKGYVASEDSKFDIVRSVNKEMGLK